The following are encoded together in the Monodelphis domestica isolate mMonDom1 chromosome 5, mMonDom1.pri, whole genome shotgun sequence genome:
- the LOC100012901 gene encoding olfactory receptor 13-like, protein MNNHTVVTEFILMGFPVGPDMRILLLGLFSLLYAFTLLGNGIILGLIYIETRLHTPMYLFLSHLAIVDISYACNTVPQMLANLLDPIKPISYSGCITQTFLFLTFALTECLLLVVMSYDRYVAICHPLRYSVIMSWRVCFTLSLTSWALGSLLSLAHLILLLPMPFCGPQKINHFFCEILAILKLACADTHILETLVLVGATSVLVGPLSSIVLSYIRIICAILTIQSRKGRQKAFSTCSSHLCVVGLFYGTAIIMYIGPKHGNPKGQKKYLLLFHSLFNPMLNPLIYSLRNNEVKGALKRVLGKGRPS, encoded by the coding sequence ATGAACAATCATACAGTGGTTACAGAATTCATTCTGATGGGATTTCCTGTTGGCCCTGACATGCGAATTCTTCTTCTTGGGCTCTTCTCTCTGCTGTATGCCTTCACCCTATTGGGAAATGGAATAATCTTGGGTCTCATCTATATAGAAACCCGACTCCACACCCCCATGTATTTATTCCTTTCCCATTTGGCCATTGTTGACATCTCCTATGCCTGCAACACTGTGCCCCAGATGCTAGCAAACCTACTAGACCCAATTAAGCCCATCTCTTATTCAGGATGCATAACACAGACTTTCCTCTTTTTGACTTTTGCCCTCACAGAATGTCTTCTCTTGGTAGTGATGTCTTATGATCGCTATGTGGCAATCTGCCACCCCCTCAGATACTCTGTCATCATGAGCTGGAGGGTGTGTTTCACTTTATCATTGACCTCCTGGGCCCTTGGATCTCTTCTGTCCCTGGCCCATCTAATTTTATTACTGCCCATGCCTTTCTGTGGTCCCCAGAAAATCAACCACTTCTTTTGTGAAATCTTAGCAATTCTCAAACTTGCCTGTGCTGACACCCATATCCTTGAGACGTTGGTCTTGGTTGGGGCTACTTCTGTGTTGGTGGGGCCCCTTTCATCAATTGTGCTCTCCTATATTCGAATCATCTGTGCTATCCTGACTATCCAGTCAAGAAAGGGAAGACAGAAAGCCTTTTCTACCTGTTCCTCCCATCTCTGTGTAGTAGGACTCTTCTATGGCACTGCTATCATTATGTACATTGGGCCCAAGCATGGAAACCCAAAGGGGCAAAAGAAATATCTCCTCCTATTCCATAGTCTATTTAACCCCATGTTGAACCCCCTTATTTATAGTCTGAGGAACAATGAAGTAAAGGGAGCCCTGAAGAGAGTTCTAGGAAAAGGGAGACCATcctaa